The Triticum urartu cultivar G1812 chromosome 6, Tu2.1, whole genome shotgun sequence genome includes the window gtgagcgcgccgaggcggatctcgcggccctccaccaaaactccgcacgaaaccatgatcaaaggaatcggaaaaatcgcaacttctccaactaggcgctaagactccggccccatggtgggcgccaactgtcgtggttctaactctgacagtgatgtaggggggtgtatggagaggctagatcttagctatggaggagttgtaagcacgcgaggattacgagttcaggcccttctcggaggaagtaacagccctacgtctcggtgcccggaggcggtcgattgaaTTATGCGTGTGTGAAtaacagaggtgcgaacccttcatactgaggagggggtggcttatatagagttcgccggtcctctcctgccctcagtaatgtagggtttaaggtacatttaaggttgggcgttcctggtaacgcccctaataaagtgctataatgaccataaagactacttaatagccgaccgtttgcctgcggagtgactttggGTCTCGTGGCAGTCGAGttgttggcttcatggtcgagtgatagcttcttggtcgagtgtcttgaatccgtcgagtgggataccttcaagtcgattgaaaggtgaattcttctagggatgtccttgggtagggctctttggacaggtctgtgcccctaccctaggtacatagcttcatcacctgGGACTTGGCTGatttcttctccgtcttcacgcATGTCTTCCGCTTCCGATCCTTCTTGCTCCTTAACTTCTCCATGGCTAACTCCTTGATACATGAGTATGCATAGTGTgtccgtttgaggtagtagccatgtctcatgtgcatcaaagtggaatcgtgagaggagagatgtcacctcggtttcgagagctcttgcacgtgctcgtgtcatgggtcttctaggcacttggtgagacgatgataggtccatggggatgaccttgggatgctccgcatcaatgACATTCTCCACCGCTATCTTCACTATGAAAATCGAGAAGCCGACATGTCCCAAGGTGTCATCAGCAAAGAGAGCTTCGCGCCACGCTCTCAGGATCTCGTAGGCTGATATGGGCGTGCACGACCGAAATCTAACCGGTCCAGATATCATGAACAAGATCTCCGGCGATCGTCCCGGAACACGTCGATGGCCAGATCGAGGAGGAACGATCATGTAGGGTGTTGTCGTGATGTGAGAAGAGCACGAGGACCGCCACCTTAATCATCACGGCGGCAGGCCCCCACGCCGCCCGATCCAGCCTGTCGCCGCCAGGCCGGGCGCCGACACCACCACGGTGCCTAGCAGTCGGCACCGTCAGGCACCACCGCGCCAGCCTGCAGCCACGTCCCAGAGTCGTCGATCCGCCCAAGCCCATCCGAGTCGCGCAAGATCGGCGCTAGGAGATGGAGCAGACCTCACGCGGATCGACACCACCACCGGAAGACTATAGGAGGCACCATCCACCACCGCCACACCTGCCGCAAGGGGCAAGTGCTGCACCACCGAGACGAGGACGGACACGAAGGCAATCCGAAGGCCGGCGGCGCCCAGATCTGGACCACCAGCCCCGGCCGTCAACGCTCCGTCCCCGCCACGTTCCTGAGCATCCTCGTCGCCGTCGACCCTTGCCAAACACACGGCGAAGACCTCCACCCCACCCCGCCGCCGACCCATGCAGATAAGGAGTGCGCCGCCGAGCCGCCGCCACACGCCATCGAGGCCGAGAGAAAGGGGAGCGGAGGTTGCCCAGGGAACCACCCCGCCGCCGCTGTCATTGGATCCCGCCCGGGCTTCGCCGGCGGCGCCTCCAGCAGCGGCGAGACGTGGAGGATCATGTGTCACTAACCGTGTGCacgcgtgcgtgcgtgcgtgcgtgcgtgtgtgtgacATATGCTTGGTCTCGATCAAGTGTTCACATATATCCTAGCTGCCATTTCTAACTCCACTACCTTTTTGATTGATTTCCATAGAAATCTTAAAATATTGACATCTTTAAGATTTTTTCTGTATAGGTTGTTGGATTCATAAGAATTTTTCTGCATTGAAAACTTTTAGGATTTCTCTGCATTGATACCTCGCATGGCCCCCCTACACCGCGTTCTTTTCCAACACTGCCTACGGGATGCTCACGCTGATGGTCGCCTTGATGTTGCCCCATCGCAGAACCTTTGTCTCCAAACCGGGTCCTGTCCAAGTTGAATCGGTGTAGAAGTTCTCTTCGCCCCGCCAGTCTCGGAAAAATAGAAAATCTCGAAAAGAAAGAATTGCTTGTTTTCGTGTGTCGATGAAATTGTAAGAATCGAATGTACAAAACATCTTAATTCTGTGGTTTTTCAGATTCCTTTGTTTTAgaatcctgcgaatcaaagaaGTCATAAAATTCATGAGAAACCAGGAGATACTAGTAGAACAATTTTTTACCTCTCACGATTCTCATGCCACGGCCTAGAATTTAGATTCTACTAGCCAGCTAGCTAGTATAGCAATGCTGCGATTGATGATGACTCTAAATAGTTACCAATCATCATCAATCAGTAAAGAATTTTGGTAAAGCTCCTCTTCAGATGGAAGGTGCTCAAGAATCTACGAGCCTAGCTCGGCAGCCTTTCAACTAGACCTGGCCATGGGCAGCCCGGCCCGGCTGGCCCGGCTCGACCCGGCCCGAAAAAGCCTGATCCGGCCCGGCCCGACGCTGCtcccgggccgggctcgggcctagATTTTGAGCCCAGTGGCCTGGCCGGGCCGGGCCTGGGCTCATCATTTTTGCCGTTTTTTGAAAGGGCCCGGCGGGTTTTTGCATGTTCGGGTCGGGCTTGGGCCCAAAAACTAGGCCCGATGGCCGGGCTCGGGCCCAGGTTTTTCGGCTTGGGCTTGGCTAGGCCTAGCCCGAAGCCCGGCCCAACCCGAGGTTTGGCCAGGTATACTTTCAACACAAAGGGAGGCACGTTTCATCAGAGGCCATCTTCTTCTTCTGGTAACTGTTGAACAGTGTTTTATATACACACCAAGCTTTCTCCTAAACTAAAGTAAGAGGCCGTGCTTCCTATCCCTAAAATTATTATTTAGGAGTCTTCTTTAGGTTTTCTATTAAAATAAAAAGCTGCAAAAACAGAAGCAAAATCTCAAGCAAACAGGGCCTAACTCACGACTTACTGACTAGCCATGATACAACAAGAAGAAAGAGCCCGGGAACGAAGAACGCGCggtgttagaataaatccgaggcgcTCCGTCGATCTACCGAGAACCAATCAATCATACAAgtacgacaccgagatttgttaacgaggttcaccatcATGGCTATATCCCCGAggcctgactacgggcgctccttcccatgaccgtcacaataccgcatcccggccgcccgggcgccggcacacgccgccggctcccccttgCGTGCCTGtactattatgttggcataggttacatcatgtgtctacccccactatatatgaaagacctaggatacaagtgtcctactaggacacgactccatatcctatctaaacacaatacaactacaagttcaactgtaacctaccttgtacaataatattcgactgaactctaacaaactccaccttgacgaatattctccaccaccttgaattCGTCTGTGCATCGAACCTCcgtgtacattggacttgagatacaccatgagcaccgctgctactcccagactccatgtgactccacctgcaactgtagTCCCTTCTCGTCTTCTTCACAGTCAACcctcgagcaaaattaagttcctcaTTACTCTATTTTGTGCTCTCAACTTCCGGAGTTTCCATTCAACGCCATCACACACCGATAATTTATCTGCGTGAaaatgaacaactcacatattggatGTCACATACAAGAGTTACCTGAACTTAACATCACCGCTCTTTCTTGACCGTCTGTCTGAAATttgaaggaatttcaccgtcGCCCTATGTCACCTTGAGTCAAATTCACAGTTGTCTCATCCTTTTTCCGGATTATCCCTGACATGCCCCATAGCTATAGCACTCCGCCTCCTTTTGTCCTTGTCATCCGCACTTTGCCATGTGCACCGAAACACCACAGAATATACGGCCATGTACTCTCTCAGTTTTTGACAATTTCAGACTCTCCGCCACTTTCTCAGATTCTCCATGGTCAACTCCTGTCCATCTTCCGGCACCGATAGACCCAGTCACCAACTTGAATCCGGTACTCGTCAACACTGCTTCAGCACCCCCTGCACACTTTGTCTGACCACATGTCTCACCATTAGTGCATTGGCCTGTCGCTGTGTCCCGTGCTTACCGCACGCCTCGCCGTTATCACTGCGTCGAGTCTCTGCTGTCCTGGTCGAGCCTCCCGAGTAGCTAGCCCCCACTGCCCCAACCCCCACTGTAGAGaaccaccgatcatcaccgaccgatgccGAGTATCACGTCTCCATCAGACCATTGGTACCCAGTCTGAAACCACGTGTCTCTCGCTACCCCGCTGAAATAGGCTTTGACTCTCCGTTAACTTACGCCGTAGCCCCTCCATCAACTCAGAGTGTAGTCATCCGTCAgactccagctccaccttcaacatgactccatgtaGCCGCGCCTTGCTACCCCGCGCCTTGTTGACTTCAAGCTCCCTTGTGCGCACTGTCTTGAATCAACCCCGCGTCATAGTCTGTCGAAGCCGCACAAGCCCTCAGGCCTGCACCACGTGTTTTCACGCcccagaagtcggtcaccatcagcatcacgctcctatgtcgtCGTCGCTGAAATCACGACCGTCTTCTGCTTTAACCAACATCCACGTCGATCCGCTAGACTATCCAGTCCGACCCAGTCGAAATTATCCGACTGCAACCATGCTCCATCCTACATTGTGTCCGCCCGCACATCTCCGTGCATTGTCTTGACGCCCTGTGTATGCATGATTCTTATCACGACACACTCCAGACTCCTCCGAGCCTTGTACGCACGTCATTGCTATAAGCACACGAAGTCCATCTGCAAGAAAAACTGGACCCAAAGAAAAAATATCCGTGCAAACCTTGACCATGCTGGATCCCTTTACACAATTTCTTCTTCTTGTCTTGTCATGCCATTAGCTTCTCCACGTATATGCAAGCTCTTTTTTATTCAGCAACAAATCTCACGTCTTGTACCTGGACATCAGCCTCAATTGTGTCAGCTTTGCTCGTGTAGCACAGCAACCGAACTTGTCCTCTCCACGGCCTGCCTAACGCCAACTCTGTGGCTGGCCTCCATGGGCCTCGAAGGCACGCCTGTATGAGCCACCTCCTTCCCAAGGCTTCCTTGCTCTGGTGCCTGTAGCCTGCTGCTGCACCGGTCACACCTGGCTACCCACGCCCACGGTCGGGACTCCTATCGCCGCACGCTACACTTTGACCAATCTCGCCGACTCCTCTGGAACTCGCCGCCGCCAGCTTCGCTGCTTCGGATCGGGCCGATCCGATCTGCCTCCCTTGCAACGGCTGCTCGCTCCGATTGATTCTTGAAGAATTACCACCGACCCTGTGTATCTGTTTCTAGATCGCTTCCTCGCTCCAGGTTACAACTTGTAGCGACAACTCGCCCAGTGCTTCCACTCCCGCGACTACGATCGTCTTTCACAGAACTCCGTCGATATATTCTTCCTCCTCCTCTAGATCAATAATTCACAGTCTCCAAATAATTAGAATAAATTCGAGGCGCTCCATCGATTTATcaaggaccaagcaatcacacaagcacgacaccgagatttgttaacgaggttcaccatcatggctacatctccggggcctgactacgggcgctcctcctcGTGAcgccgtcacaataccgcactccggccgcccgggcgccggcacacgccgccggctcccccttgcgtgcctgtgctattatgttggcataggttacatcgtgtgtctacccccactatatatgagagacctaggatacaagtgtcctactaggacacgactccatatcctatctaaacacaatacaactacaagtccaactataacctaccttgtacaataatattcgacacaactctaacacgCGGCACCTTCTAGTCTTTCTTCATGCatgctcctctttttttttgtcAATTTGAGATTGGTTTTACCATGCTTGCCGCGTGGTGCATGCTCTTCTCCTTGATTGGCCTTTGGTTGCGCGAGCACATGTACACTAGTGACTGCAAAACGTCTGAAGATCGGTGAGCCAAGCGTGTAGTGCAGCACCGTCCGTCACAGACTCACAGCGCCGTGTCCATGTGTCCATCAAAGAAACAAACGAAATACATTTCCGTAACCTCCACGCACATGAAATGAAATATCCTTCTCCGGGCGGACGAGGTGGACGTTGGCGTCGTTTCCACCAAGCGCAGAAAAAGGACGAGGTTTTCAGTTTTCACCAAGTGGTAAAGTAGGAAAAGGCCTTCACACAGATTTCACCAAGCGGTGAAACGCACACGGATTTGCCCGTCAAGCAAGCGCTGCAACGTTAGTCAAAAGGAGCGATCGCATCGGCCGTAAAAACCCCAAGTTTCTACCGCGGAAAATTCAGTGGCGAACCGCGTGAAATCTGAATATATATGTGCAATGTTGCTGTCAAGCTAACCAACAACGTTTCCGGGCCATGGATCCTGACGAGAGGTCTTATCTACCGATCCGAACGTGGGAGGCGCTAAGATATGTTTACGCCACTGGCCCGATCGCCCTATCTCAATCGCCCGTCAAAAGCCAGCATCATTAGCTCTACCAGCGGATACAGCCAAAGCGTGGTGTCGCTCTCCCACTCCGATTCCATTTCAGTCGTCAGTGCCGGCGCTGTAGCAGAATGAAAATAACGTGCTGTGCTAACCTtcgttttttctttctttcaagAAACATAATTTTCCCGAGAATCCTCGGTGCTAATACGTAAGCTTTGGTGTTAGCAGTCTACTGCTACGAGGCCTTGTGTTGCTATGGAATAGCAAAAAGGTATGAAATCGAGCTCTTTTTAGGTACTTTTTTCAACACAATACAAACGCAAACACTTGTATATGCACATATTCACTCACTTCAATAAACGCACGCACACACATCCTATCCCTATGAGCATCTTCAAGAGATTGCTAGCACGTCATCTTGAGATTGATGAAATCGGCACAAACGCCTTCATAGTCGAGGAGAACGTCTCCTTTCACTAAACGCACATCGTCAGATGTCCTAAAATAAATTTAAAAAAATGTGACCACCAATGTGCTTAGTTCACAGTACCTTTTCTACTTGAGAAGCATAGTAGATAATATAAACACATTCCTCTTTGTGCCATCAGTTTTGAACTTCAAATGTTGCCTAACTTTTCTTTCACATATTAACcatagttttaaatagccggCTATAGCCCCGCTATAGCTCTGCTATGCCTGTTTGAGGATGTTGCCATTAAATGATTTCATGTACAATTTACCGCTATAGCTGTTTTTAAGGGTTGCCGCTAAATGCCATAGCCCGGTATTTAAAACATTGATATTAACTCAACTACCTGAAACTGCACATCTCTTAGCCCTGAGTAGCAATACTGAAAATTGTGCCATATTAGCAAGCACAACAGTGACATCTAGAGTTCAAGCTTTATATGAAGTGGCAGGTGGGATAAGAGTGTGTTTGATTGAGTTGTGGATTTTGAAAAAACTACCGTGAGGTATGAACTATGGAAAATCTGAAAGTTGTTTGGTTGAGACAGCTTTGAGAGTGTGGATTTGTCATGAACTGTCTGTAATGTCCATGGAAAAAATATGTTTATTTTTTAAAAAAGAGGATtgaccccggcctctgcatcaagCGATGCGCACAATTATTTTATTATTTAAAGTGGCAAAAAAGTACAAAACTCATCTCATGTACAAAAGCATAAGCATAAGTGAATCATGAAAAAATGTTTATAACCTAAAATTGAACTTAAAGTAGTGATTTGCACATTGGTTCATGCAATGAACATTATTCACATTATTTTCGACAGGTCATGTACATCTTCTTTGTTAACGAAAACAGAATTTTTTAGGTTTCCTCTGTCTCGCGCCGGCTTCGCCGTTGGTCCGCCTCGTCACCGGTGGTCTTAGGGCCATGGCAACGTGATGGATCATGACCTTTACCTGCGGGAGGGCTCCATCTTTAGATGTTTCTTcaagttttgttagggtttgtgtcctgctcGGGAAGAGGAGACGACGGCGGCTTTCTAAACATGAAATAAGATTCTCCCCGCCTAGTCCTCGTTTCAATGGTGCGTCTAGCATAGTCGGGCAGCGTGTAGATGTGTGTCTCCGGTGGATCTGTCattggtggatttgctcggattTTGTCGTAGTTCGTCTACATTTGTGTGTCTTTAGGGTAATCCTTCCGATCTATGCTACTCTTTAACGGTGGCGGTTGCTGTTCTGATGCGTTAGTCCAATGGGGTCTTAGCACGACGATTTCCCAACTGTCTACAACAACAAAGTTTGCTCGGCCCTAGCGAGGGAGGGggatgacggcggcgcgccttcggttcgcttcagtgcttgtagtggTCGTTAGGTGGTCTACAGATGGATGCAATTTTTATTATTCAGTGTTTGTTGTACTACCATGACTGGAGATGAATATGTTTGAAAGTTTTTCAGAAAAAAACGAAAACAACTTTTCAAAAAAAGAACTTTTTCAATAAGTGGCCCTTTACTACTTAAAAAAATGTATCTGTTAGAAAAAGATCACGTGGGCAATCGCAATTTGCATAAAGAAACTGTCTGTGGTAATCTAGTCCTcgtttgatgttgttaaatctcTCATGTGACATTCTAAATCTAGTCCTTGCATCCATCGGAGAGGTAGTGCCCGTACTTGTCCGTGGAGATGGCGATCCCGAGGAGACCTGGCCATGGGCAGCCCGGTCCGCCCGGCCCGGCCCGACGCTGCtcccgggccgggctcgggcctagATTTTGAGCCCGGTGGCTTGGCCGGGCCGGGCCTGGGCCCGTCATTTTTGCCGTTTTCTGAAGGGACCCGGCCCGAAGTCCAAGACCCGGCGGGCTTTTGCATGTTCGGGCTGGGCTTGGGCCCAAAAACTAGGCCCGATGATCGGgccgggccgggctcgggcccaGGTTTTTTTGGCTCGGGTTTGGCTAGGCCCGGCCCgaagcccggcccggcccgagGTTTGGCCAGGTATAATCCCGGGACAGTGAAAGCCAAGTTGGCCATCGCACTGTGGCCGCAGTGGACAGACTCTCCATGTTTTTGTCATCTGCCAATCCAGGCGCAGCTGATTCAGGCCCTTGAATTCTGAACTGTAAATCAAGACCTGATTACAGCAACGCCACTGTGCAATCTCAGCTCAGACGGAGGCGATAAGGACTGTTTCTGAGCATGAGCTTTTTGCTGGCTCCTAGGTTTCGATTGGATGAGGAGTTAATCAGTAGAGTGGGACTCACACACGCCGGCTCGCCGCACTGCAGAGCTGCATGCGTGTGCTGCCGAGCTCTGCCGGATCTGTGGCGCGATGCATGTGTGCGTGCTTGAGCAAATCTCCCCCCGGATTTGCCTTGCCTTGTGGTGACTTGATGCACTAGCTACCAGTAGATTCAGAAAGATGGACTCAATAGCGGTTGCACGGCTCAGCTGTCGACGAGCGATTGATTGATGGGTGAGAGCTAGAGCCAAGTTTATGGCAACAGCTAAGCACGCCTCGGCTGTCGACGATGATTGACGAGTGAGTGAGCGAGCGAGCTAGGCACGCACGCACGCATGGTTATCTACCAGATGTGGACGATCTTAGCTCCTCTGTGCGCCAGAATTGTAGTCTCCAAGTTTCCTGTCGGTTCAGCTGCTTTGCGCCTCCACCTCTGCTGGGGAGCGGCATGCGCACACGTGAACAAGTTTAGGACAATAGCCAGGCGTAACAAGACGGCCTACACTTTTTGCACGCGCACCTGCAGTTTGCTATTCTCTCCGTGCTAAAACACAATGCGCATTTTGTTTCGTTAATAAGGAAACCTCTGATCAATGACTACTACGATATGTGGATTATATGCTAATAAAAAATGGCAACCGCGAGAAAAGTATTTTCGGAAACAAATACGGTGACGTGGTAAATTTCATGGCACATAACACCCGTTTGTGTTAAATAATCATCAATCAAAGTCTTGTCTTcacaaaacaaaaacaaaaaaaaggtTCCAGCCAAATGACAGCTCTTCCTTGGTAGTACAATCCCAAGTGATAACTGCAGATTCATTTATGAATAGAATTCATCTGATGTGCGAGGACCTTTCTCCGGAGATTCTGCAGGGGTCCTTTTAGTGGAGCTACAGTACCACTACCAGCTGGTCAGTTGCATTGCAGTGTCCTGTAATATTAATGCCGCTGCATATGCTTCCATGCTTCATACAGCTCGTGATGATACTGCGGCACCATCTCCTTTCACTGCCATGGCTACAGATATAATGGTGCAGTATCGATGTGCAAGGTAAATTTAACAGGGCTCAGCTTACGACACTCGAGTATCTCAAGACAACAGCACAGGACAGGGGTAAGGAGATAAACATAAAAGCTGAAACGTTGGCAGGGGAAACGCCTCAGAAATAAGCAAAGAAAGCTCTCCGTTGAGCACCATTTTGGCGCATCATGGCACTAGCTCATTTTCAGGATCTTCCACCTGAGTGCATGCTACAGGTATTTCCTTGCAAGAGCCCTGACCTTGGTATTGAAATGAGAGGATGTGATGCGAGAACCAGGCAAGTAGAGTGGATTAAGGAATATCTGCACAGCAAAAACATGCAGAAATATAAGTAGAAATCTAGCACGACTGCGCAAGCAAGAAGAATGCTGGAATGGAATGCATGACAACATCCTGATCCTTGTGCAGCTCTATGACGTATAAAAAGAGCTCATGCGACACTAATGAAGTTTTTTTCATCCGGCTGCAAATAGTAGGATGGCATTTCAACACgtgtattttttatatatattcaTATGAATGTCTGACTTAGTTTAGAACAGCAATCAAAATAAATGTAGCTTTCTCAGTACACAGCTAACAGTTTACCTTGATGTAAAGTTCGTGAACTTCCTGAAAGAAGCTTTTTATACCATCTTCACTCCGTGAATCATGAAGCAACATAAATCTAGTATGTGATGAACTGGCTGTTAAGAAAACAACTAGCAAAGTGCCCTGTGTTACATTGGATCCAAAATAGACTAATACATGCTCAGAAACTTGAAACAAAATCGTGTGTATATAAATTTATTCCTCTTGTTTGTTTGAATGAGGCAGGGGAGGGACGGAGATGAGATGGTCTGGGGGAGTAAGGGGTTTCTGCAAATGTGGAGCAGAATGGTCATATCCTTTGCAAAAATATCACAGCTTGCCTCGCAATGTTTTAGATGCAGATTGTATGGTCAGaatgacggatggcagacacaccaccatcaccaactgtTTCTTTATATATAGGAGTCAAGATAATACTACTATGAGGAAAAATTTAAAGAAATGTAGCAAGGGCAATCGCGGTTATGAGTTATCACTCTGACAGGAATTAAAGACATACACAAGACCCCAAATTTACCTGTTACGGCTATATCTTAAGTCGTTTGCAGACAGAATAATGATAATTCTGATCAAAGGAATTATCACCAAATTCTCACATTTCTAGATTCTTTTTCTGCCAAGACATCACACAAGATTTCGGCTCTCTAAAAAGACACCACATATAAGCACTCAAAAGGATATGACCAGCAGTTACATAAACAGACACCACAAGATCGTTGAATCTATCTACTGACTTCAGAAACCTGAAAATGGCGAAAAAGAGGAATAGTTATGTGAAGCAAGAAACAAGAAAAACTACAAGGCGTTCTACGTTGAATCTTTGGATACACCTGACTGGGTAATGACAAATCAACAACCACTCACATTGCACTTGTAGCCCATGCACAGAATCAAACGACCCCCGAGCCGCTCCCGCGAGCGTCCTCGGGGGAAACCCTAGCGCGTCGCCCCTCGTCCTCCCTCGTCGATCTCTccccccgccgccaccgcacaGCGCAGCCGGGCAAAGACCGGCCGGCGTTGGTGGCGGCGGGGATCTTGCCCCTTTCCTCGCGGTTGGCGTCCGGCGCGGGACGTCGCGACGCGAGACGGCGCTGGGCTGGGCAGGGCCCAGCGGCGCGGCGGAGGGCGTACTGGGTGGCGGCGCCCCTGCCTGGCGGCGGTGCAGCTGCGGCTTGAGGCCCCTCCAACGCACGGCGGCTGCGGCTTCTCTGGCGGCGGTGCGAGTTATCCCGGTGGCGGCTTGCAGGTGTGGCgcggcggagctccggcgatGACTCGGCGGCGGGCTGGAGGGCTAGGCACCGTCCAGTGGTGATGCCTCCGCGGCGGTTGCGGCTTGGGGCCCTTGACCCCGATCTGATCTGGATCTGGTGGTGCCTAGGTCTGGGCCATGGCGGCTGGCGAGGCATGGGAATCGTCGGGGCTTGTCGGCCTCTAGGCACCATGGGGGTGCCGGCGGCGACGCGTGCCCAGCGTGGTGACGCTGGTGGATGTGGTGGTCATCTTCTTCCTGAGATGGCCGGCCAGAGGCTTGGTGATCGGATCTCGAGATCCATCATCTTGTCCCGGCTGCGAGTAGGAGAGACATGGTTGCCGG containing:
- the LOC125513616 gene encoding trafficking protein particle complex subunit 2-like — its product is MASTACFVIVSKNDIPIYDAEVGSAPKKEDQAYQHQFILHAALDVVQDLAWATSAMFLKSVDRFNDLVVSVYVTAGHTRFMLLHDSRSEDGIKSFFQEVHELYIKIFLNPLYLPGSRITSSHFNTKVRALARKYL